In Geminocystis sp. NIES-3709, a single genomic region encodes these proteins:
- a CDS encoding glutamine synthetase III, whose product MSGNNSRVQAISQITNREIKPFNTPKRLEDMWAKDVFTLSKMQECLPKDIFKSLKKTIQTGEPLDVSIADVVATAMRDWAISKKALYYAHVFYPLTNSTAEKHDGFVSVQGDGSVISEFAGKVLVKGEPDGSSFPNGGIRSTFEARGYTAWDVTSPAYVMETDNGVTLCIPTVFVSWTGEALDKKTPLLRSNAAMNKAARKVLKLLGHKDIAPVNSSCGAEQEYFLVDANFAHSRPDLLLAGRTLFGKPSAKGQEFDDHYFGAIPERVQVFMQDVEESMYRLGIPAKTRHNEVAPGQFELAPFFEAANVATDHQQLTMTILRKMAKKHGFICLLHEKPFAGINGSGKHVNWSVGNATQGNLLDPGDTPHANAQFLVFCGAVIRGVHKYGPLLRAVVATASNDHRLGANEAPPAIMSVYLGSQLEDVFEQIRNGEIKGSKAAQTMNIGVDTLPEIPMDPGDRNRTSPFAFTGNRFEFRAVGSGQSVAGPLVAMNTILADSLNWIAEELEAELSKGVDLNTAIEKILKEIMDKHGNVVFGGNGYSSEWHKMAVEERGLANLPTTADALPVLREKYIEELFEKTGVLSPVELESRFEVYAEQYLLSIEVEAKLVISMAKTTIYPSAMKYLSNLTSTMASLQNIGIEVDKTTVKTVAELADSMMAEIHKLSDALTKHDFDSTEAHLQYYAKTIRSLMDGVRKYADALEAEIADELWPLPTYQEMLFIK is encoded by the coding sequence ATGAGCGGAAATAATTCACGGGTTCAAGCTATTAGCCAAATCACAAATCGAGAAATCAAACCGTTTAATACTCCCAAACGGCTAGAAGATATGTGGGCAAAAGATGTATTTACTTTGAGTAAAATGCAAGAATGCCTCCCTAAAGATATTTTTAAATCTCTAAAAAAAACCATCCAAACTGGCGAACCTCTTGACGTTTCGATCGCCGATGTGGTGGCGACAGCTATGAGAGACTGGGCAATCTCGAAAAAAGCTCTTTACTACGCCCACGTTTTTTATCCTCTCACTAACTCCACTGCTGAAAAACATGATGGTTTTGTCTCAGTGCAAGGTGACGGCTCTGTTATTTCTGAATTTGCTGGTAAAGTTTTGGTAAAAGGCGAACCCGATGGCTCATCTTTCCCTAATGGTGGTATTCGATCGACTTTTGAAGCTAGAGGCTATACTGCATGGGATGTCACCAGTCCTGCCTATGTGATGGAAACTGATAATGGTGTGACTCTTTGTATCCCTACTGTATTTGTTTCTTGGACAGGGGAAGCATTAGACAAAAAAACTCCTCTACTTCGATCGAATGCTGCTATGAATAAGGCCGCTCGTAAAGTATTAAAATTATTAGGACATAAAGATATAGCCCCCGTCAATTCCAGTTGTGGAGCGGAACAAGAATATTTTTTAGTAGATGCCAACTTTGCCCATAGTCGTCCAGATTTACTGTTAGCAGGAAGAACTTTATTTGGTAAACCCTCGGCGAAAGGACAGGAATTTGATGATCATTACTTCGGTGCTATTCCAGAAAGAGTACAGGTGTTTATGCAGGATGTGGAAGAATCTATGTACCGTTTAGGGATTCCCGCTAAAACTCGTCATAATGAAGTCGCGCCCGGACAATTTGAACTTGCACCCTTTTTTGAAGCGGCTAATGTTGCAACAGATCATCAGCAGTTAACTATGACAATTTTGCGTAAAATGGCGAAAAAACATGGTTTTATCTGTTTACTTCATGAGAAACCCTTTGCAGGTATTAATGGTTCAGGTAAGCACGTTAACTGGTCTGTGGGCAATGCTACTCAAGGTAACTTATTAGATCCGGGTGATACACCCCACGCTAATGCACAATTTTTGGTTTTCTGTGGTGCGGTAATTCGAGGTGTTCATAAATATGGGCCTCTTTTAAGAGCAGTTGTAGCTACGGCTAGTAATGATCATCGTCTTGGTGCTAATGAAGCTCCTCCTGCTATTATGTCTGTGTATTTAGGTTCACAATTAGAGGATGTATTTGAGCAAATCCGTAATGGAGAAATCAAAGGTTCAAAAGCCGCCCAAACTATGAATATCGGTGTCGATACTTTGCCAGAGATTCCCATGGATCCGGGTGACAGAAATCGTACATCTCCCTTTGCTTTTACTGGCAATCGTTTCGAGTTTCGTGCTGTGGGTTCAGGACAATCGGTAGCAGGGCCTCTTGTGGCGATGAATACCATCTTAGCGGACTCTTTAAATTGGATTGCTGAAGAATTAGAAGCGGAATTAAGCAAAGGCGTAGACTTAAATACTGCGATCGAGAAAATCCTCAAGGAAATCATGGATAAACACGGGAACGTTGTTTTTGGCGGTAATGGTTATTCTTCCGAATGGCATAAAATGGCAGTAGAGGAAAGAGGTTTGGCTAATTTACCTACCACTGCTGATGCTTTACCTGTGTTAAGAGAAAAATATATTGAGGAATTGTTTGAAAAAACAGGTGTACTTTCCCCCGTCGAATTAGAAAGCCGTTTTGAAGTTTATGCAGAGCAATATCTACTCTCGATCGAAGTTGAGGCTAAATTAGTTATTAGCATGGCAAAAACGACTATTTATCCTTCGGCAATGAAGTATTTATCTAACCTGACTTCTACTATGGCGAGTTTGCAAAATATAGGCATCGAAGTTGATAAAACCACCGTTAAAACCGTTGCCGAGTTAGCAGATTCTATGATGGCAGAAATTCATAAATTAAGTGATGCACTTACTAAACATGATTTTGACAGTACCGAAGCTCACCTTCAATATTATGCTAAAACCATTCGATCGTTGATGGATGGAGTTCGCAAATATGCAGATGCTTTAGAAGCTGAAATTGCTGACGAGTTGTGGCCTTTACCTACTTATCAGGAAATGTTATTTATTAAATAA
- a CDS encoding FAD-dependent hydroxylase, whose product MNQEPSSITNVSVNQKYDLVIVGGGIVGTTLAVALKDTGLKIAIIETQTLTQAKSRKQAYALSILSSKILDGIGVWDDIFPYIGKFKYIRLSDAFSPLIVKFKTEDLKTDYLGYVGEHSYILSALQNSSLKSPDITWLENARVIGIDKKDSYDIVKVNYKQEEIVLETKLIVGADGAKSYIRQQANIKTRGWKYWQSCVAFTIKHSAKTNDTAFERFWETGPMGILPLPDNRCQIVWSAPHAIAKELQSLPVSEFISRLEHHTEGLLGTLELVSDRNLFPVQLMQSETYVKPRVALIGDAAHCCHPVGGQGLNLGIRDAAALAEVLTIASRQGKDIGDLMVLNHYNNWRKQENLAILGFTDFLDRLFSSNLLPVIAIRRLGLLMMRHIQPLKLFALKLMTGLKGRKPMAINN is encoded by the coding sequence ATGAATCAAGAACCATCTTCTATAACAAATGTATCTGTTAATCAAAAATATGATTTAGTAATTGTTGGTGGTGGTATTGTTGGTACAACTTTAGCGGTGGCGTTGAAAGATACAGGGTTGAAAATCGCCATCATTGAAACTCAAACTTTAACTCAAGCTAAGAGTCGAAAACAAGCCTATGCGTTATCGATTTTAAGCAGTAAAATTCTTGATGGTATTGGGGTTTGGGATGATATTTTTCCTTATATCGGTAAATTTAAATACATTCGTCTCAGTGATGCTTTTTCCCCTCTGATAGTTAAATTTAAAACCGAAGATTTAAAAACCGATTATTTAGGTTATGTGGGCGAACATTCTTATATTTTATCAGCCTTACAAAACTCAAGTTTAAAATCTCCTGATATTACGTGGTTAGAAAATGCCCGTGTCATTGGTATAGATAAAAAAGATTCTTATGATATAGTCAAAGTCAATTATAAGCAAGAGGAAATAGTTCTCGAAACTAAGCTAATTGTGGGTGCTGATGGTGCAAAATCCTATATTAGACAACAGGCAAACATTAAAACTCGTGGCTGGAAATATTGGCAATCTTGTGTTGCTTTTACTATCAAACACTCAGCTAAGACTAATGATACTGCTTTTGAACGTTTTTGGGAAACTGGCCCTATGGGTATTCTTCCGTTACCAGATAATCGTTGTCAAATCGTGTGGAGCGCTCCTCATGCCATCGCAAAAGAGTTACAATCTTTACCTGTATCTGAATTTATCTCTCGTCTTGAACATCATACTGAAGGTTTGTTAGGTACATTAGAATTAGTTAGCGATCGAAATCTATTTCCAGTACAATTGATGCAAAGTGAGACTTATGTTAAACCTAGAGTGGCGCTAATTGGTGATGCGGCTCATTGTTGTCATCCTGTAGGGGGACAAGGTTTAAACTTAGGTATTCGAGATGCTGCCGCTTTAGCAGAAGTTTTAACAATAGCTTCTCGTCAGGGAAAAGACATCGGAGATTTAATGGTATTAAATCACTATAATAACTGGCGAAAACAAGAAAATTTAGCAATTTTAGGTTTTACCGATTTCTTAGATAGATTATTCTCTAGTAATCTATTACCCGTTATCGCTATCCGCCGTTTAGGGTTATTGATGATGAGACATATTCAACCTTTAAAACTTTTCGCCTTAAAGTTAATGACAGGCTTAAAAGGGCGTAAACCGATGGCGATTAACAATTAA
- the tmk gene encoding dTMP kinase — MLNTVEKQGYFIVLEGIDGAGSTTQAEFLQDYFLKKDQKVIISPEPSNGKIGKLLREFLGHQNPFPNQDLYDQQMAYLFAADRHYHLYNNIDGVKKLTAENTHIITTRYYFSSLAYNAKTEKEFEFVSLLNKDFPPPDFLIYLDIPVDVALKRIIDRGILEIYETKEKLTQVKNNFERILNNYPYNYLRIDATKSREEIHQKIIDFLFPSIKKY, encoded by the coding sequence ATGCTTAATACAGTAGAAAAACAAGGTTATTTTATTGTTTTAGAAGGAATAGATGGAGCAGGTAGTACTACTCAAGCTGAGTTTTTACAAGATTATTTTTTAAAAAAAGACCAAAAGGTTATTATTAGTCCTGAACCTTCCAATGGCAAAATAGGTAAGCTATTAAGAGAATTTTTAGGTCATCAAAATCCATTTCCTAATCAAGATTTATATGATCAACAAATGGCTTATTTATTTGCAGCCGATCGACATTATCACTTGTACAATAATATTGATGGGGTGAAAAAATTAACGGCAGAAAATACCCATATTATAACTACTAGATATTATTTTTCATCTCTTGCTTATAATGCTAAAACAGAGAAAGAATTTGAGTTTGTCAGTTTATTAAATAAAGATTTTCCTCCACCAGATTTTTTAATTTATCTTGATATTCCTGTGGATGTTGCTTTAAAAAGAATTATCGATCGAGGTATACTAGAAATCTATGAAACAAAAGAAAAATTAACCCAAGTAAAAAATAATTTTGAAAGAATTTTAAATAACTATCCCTATAACTATTTAAGAATTGATGCAACAAAAAGTAGGGAGGAAATTCATCAAAAAATAATAGACTTTCTTTTTCCCTCAATTAAGAAATATTAA